In a genomic window of Quercus lobata isolate SW786 chromosome 4, ValleyOak3.0 Primary Assembly, whole genome shotgun sequence:
- the LOC115984432 gene encoding receptor-like protein 15 — MTSLNILEMNGCGLMGSLPPQGWCELRKLQEIDLSYNNFEGILPSCMANLTSLRVLDLSYNNFNGNIDQSPLSSLSSLEYLSFSNNNFLIPSTLSFLFNLSNLKILLSDNNILALESDSHTWIPKFQLKVFSLSNCSFNILNSTLPKFLHYQYDLRAITLSHNQLVGQFPNWLLENNTRLEVFILNNNSFTGPFVVPYDIRSRIFTIDISDNYLHGPIPTNLGLIFPNLDYLKLSNNEFQGSIPSSFGNLVFLRRLDLSGNNFSGTVPIHFIMGCYQLELLTLSNNSFSGPIFPTNFNLTKLQFLHLDNNHFSGMLPTWMGNMSSLMQIVIAKNHFEGPIPIELCKLLSLTFLDLSDNNLSGSIPSCFNTSSIKFFQLNKNFLSGPIPTAFPNNSNLLVLNLRDNHLTGNIPNWIGSLSALRILLLKSNYLGGQIRIQLCLLQNLNILDLSYNKFSGSIPLCLSNITFDASARRTFSRDSYGELFLSNSLSLSRNIEDLNNFMHMSNGDVNAFEEVEFATKSRTYSYKGDILEYMFGVDLSCNNLSGEIPPKLGRMSSNIRALNLSHNNLSGPIPVTFSNLKEIESLDLSFNNLNGKIPPQLTEMTSLAVFSVAHNNLSGTTPDRKNQFITFDESSYEGNPLLCGPPLRNGCTKLRPPSTMPVDNEGEVGGSFMDKDVFYISFMVAYITVMLGIVAVLYINPYWRTVWFNLIEVTSPMHREVANCFMAIWLFSTMDLTKQNLHCSTSQALLLPSLSSGPDHHGVAATFAHPDLIQAFQAAATARGSGTSGTSVNKSLNAAIIGDNPPRGRGVDERAARAAAEVRKKAAAWGLLIHPHGIPVQAMPPLTQLLNIINLGVTPNAAEGGETDGVKKIANGHPSNGPVDSKNDELTSAQEDQAPIGLGTGLASLDAKKQKAKAKATT; from the exons ATGACTTCTCTTAATATATTGGAAATGAACGGCTGTGGACTGATGGGCAGCTTACCTCCCCAAg GCTGGTGTGAACTTAGGAAGCTCCAAGAGATAGACCTCAGCTACAATAACTTTGAAGGGATACTACCTTCATGTATGGCGAACTTGACATCACTCCGTGTATTGGATCTCTCTTACAATAATTTTAATGGGAACATTGATCAGTCCCCACTATCAAGTTTGTCATCACTTGAGTACCTTTCTTTCTCAAATAACAACTTCTTGATCCCATCCACATTGTCATTCCTTTTCAACCTCTCAAACCTTAAGATCTTATTAAGTGATAACAATATATTGGCTTTAGAATCTGACTCCCATACTTGGATTCCAAAGTTCCAATTAAAGGTTTTCAGTTTGTCGAATTGTTCATTTAACATTCTCAATAGCACACTTCCCAAATTTCTTCATTACCAATATGATTTGCGAGCAATTACTCTCTCTCACAACCAGTTGGTTGGGCAGTTTCCTAACTGGCTGTTAGAGAACAATACAAGATTGGAGGTTTTTATTCTAAACAATAACTCTTTTACGGGGCCTTTCGTAGTGCCATATGATATTCGTTCCAGAATTTTTACAATAGATATTTCAGATAATTACTTACATGGTCCAATTCCCACAAACCTCGGTctaatttttccaaatttagaTTATTTAAAACTGTCTAACAATGAATTTCAAGGCAgtattccttcttcttttgggaATTTGGTTTTCTTACGGCGTCTAGACTTGTCTGGGAATAATTTCTCAGGAACAGTACCAATACATTTCATAATGGGCTGCTACcagttagaacttctcacatTATCAAACAATAGCTTCAGTGGACCAATATTTCCTACCaattttaatttgactaagCTACAATTTTTACATTTGGACAACAATCACTTCTCAGGCATGCTTCCAACATGGATGGGGAACATGTCATCTTTAATGCAAATTGTTATAgccaaaaatcattttgaagGTCCTATTCCAATCGAATTATGCAAACTCCTTTCTCTTACATTTCTTGACCTTTCTGACAACAATTTGTCTGGCTCTATTCCATCTTGCTTCAATACCTCAAGtatcaaattttttcaattaaataaaaatttcttgagCGGTCCAATTCCAACTGCTTTCCCAAATAACTCCAATCTACTTGTACTGAATCTTCGAGATAACCATCTAACTGGCAACATTCCCAATTGGATTGGAAGCCTCTCCGCATTGAGAATTctcctcttgaaatcaaattatttAGGAGGTCAGATTCGAATTCAATTATGCCTCTTGCAGAACTTAAACATTTTGGATCTTTcatacaataaattttcaggTTCGATACCTCTTTGCTTGAGTAACATTACTTTCGATGCATCTGCCCGAAGAACTTTTTCAAGAGATTCATATGGAGAGTTATTTCTGTCCAATAGTTTGTCATTATCAAGAAATATTGAAGatctaaataattttatgcatatGTCCAATGGAGATGTGAATGCTTTTGAAGAAGTAGAGTTTGCAACAAAAAGTAGAACTTACTCCTACAAGGGTGACATCCTCGAGTACATGTTTGGAGTTGACCTCTCGTGCAACAACCTATCAGGTGAAATCCCACCAAAACTCGGTAGGATGAGCAGCAACATTCGTGCATTGAATTTGTCACACAACAATCTATCCGGACCAATCCCTGTGACATTCTCAAATTTAAAGGAGATAGAAAGTCTGGATCTTTCCTTCAACAATTTGAATGGCAAAATTCCACCCCAGTTAACTGAAATGACCTCTTTAGCGGTGTTTAGTGTGGCACACAACAACTTATCAGGTACAACACCTGATAGAAAAAACCAATTCATTACTTTTGATGAAAGCAGTTATGAGGGGAACCCTCTCCTATGTGGACCTCCATTACGTAATGGTTGCACCAAATTGAGACCACCATCGACAATGCCAGTGGATAATGAGGGTGAAGTAGGTGGTAGTTTCATGGACAAGGATGTCTTCTACATAAGCTTCATGGTGGCTTACATAACAGTCATGTTGGGAATTGTTGCAGTTCTCTACATAAATCCATACTGGCGTACGGTGTGGTTTAACCTCATTGAA GTTACTAGTCCAATGCATCGGGAAGTTGCTAATTGCT TTATGGCAATATGGCTCTTTTCTACCATGGACTTAACCAAGCAGAACTTGCATTGCAGCACGTCTCAGGCATTGCTCTTGCCAAGCTTGTCATCAGGCCCAGATCACCATGGTGTCGCTGCAACTTTC GCTCATCCTGACTTAATACAGGCATTCCAAGCTGCTGCAACAGCTAGAGGGTCTGGGACTTCAGGCACTTCTGTCAATAAATCTCTTAATGCTGCAATAATTGGTGACAATCCTCCTCGAGGGAGGGGAGTTGATGAAAGAGCTGCCCGTGCAGCAGCTGAAGTCAGAAAGAAAGCTGCAGCTTGGGGCCTCTTGATACATCCACATGGCATTCCAGTACAAGCTATGCCACCACTTACTCAACTCCTCAATATTATCAATTTAGGTGTGACCCCTAATGCGGCAGAAGGTGGGGAAACTGATGGAGTGAAGAAGATAGCCAATGGCCATCCTTCAAATGGCCCAGTGGATTCCAAAAATGATGAATTGACATCAGCGCAAGAAGATCAGGCTCCTATTGGATTGGGCACAGGCTTAGCATCATTGGatgccaagaaacaaaaagcaaaagccAAAGCTACAACTTGA